Proteins encoded within one genomic window of Prochlorococcus marinus str. MIT 9515:
- a CDS encoding amidohydrolase family protein yields the protein MNTSGNSEVLIPRCLCEIEYTDNLNVDLEDLASVFVAWEKGIVSELKPINIENTKPKKILFPRFVETHSHLDKSFTWQEFPNFKSNYEEALSVNLEEHITRTTEKVLDRAERSLNLALKNGYRAIRSHIDTSDAFENDIWSELFNLQKKYSSKLKLQFVALSPLEFWDTTNGEELAKKFSKENGILGGVLVPPFKKAKVKYFLSKMLLLADKYNLEIDLHIDESNIEPGAGIKVLLETIEKLNIKVPITCSHLSSILSLKDNEILNLGRKIADKNIKVIALPLTNFWLLNRNDKSTSLNRPVAPIKQLQKSLVDVSIGSDNVQDPWYSFGSYDPFYLMTCAMPMLQLSPWERLTLSSMLLAPSRLLNLSWDGLIKKGCPADFVIVDAEKWADIFSSNLKKDVIIKGELYS from the coding sequence TTGAATACTTCAGGGAATTCAGAGGTTCTTATTCCTAGATGCCTTTGCGAAATAGAATATACCGATAACCTCAATGTAGATCTTGAGGATTTAGCTTCTGTTTTTGTTGCTTGGGAAAAGGGAATTGTTTCTGAATTAAAACCTATAAATATCGAAAATACAAAGCCAAAAAAAATTCTATTTCCAAGATTTGTTGAAACTCATTCACACCTTGACAAATCTTTCACTTGGCAAGAATTCCCTAATTTCAAATCAAACTATGAAGAAGCATTATCTGTGAATCTAGAAGAGCATATAACTAGAACTACAGAAAAAGTTTTAGATAGAGCTGAAAGATCGTTAAACCTTGCCCTTAAAAATGGTTATAGAGCTATAAGAAGTCATATTGATACTAGCGATGCTTTTGAAAATGATATTTGGAGTGAACTTTTTAATTTGCAAAAAAAATATTCTTCTAAGTTGAAATTACAATTTGTAGCTTTATCACCGTTAGAATTTTGGGATACCACTAACGGAGAGGAATTAGCAAAAAAGTTTTCTAAGGAAAATGGTATTTTAGGAGGAGTTCTTGTTCCACCTTTTAAAAAAGCAAAAGTAAAATATTTTCTTTCTAAGATGCTCTTACTAGCAGATAAATATAATTTAGAAATTGACCTTCATATAGATGAATCAAATATTGAGCCTGGAGCGGGTATTAAAGTATTATTGGAAACTATTGAAAAACTAAATATTAAAGTTCCCATAACTTGTAGTCATTTAAGTAGTATTTTATCTCTAAAGGATAATGAAATATTAAATTTGGGAAGAAAAATTGCAGATAAGAATATTAAAGTAATTGCACTCCCTCTTACAAATTTTTGGTTGCTTAATCGTAATGATAAAAGTACTTCCTTAAATAGACCAGTGGCACCAATCAAGCAATTACAAAAATCATTAGTTGATGTATCCATTGGAAGTGATAATGTTCAAGATCCATGGTATTCATTTGGTAGTTATGATCCTTTTTACTTGATGACTTGTGCAATGCCGATGCTTCAATTAAGTCCTTGGGAAAGATTGACTTTATCTTCTATGCTGTTAGCACCAAGCAGGTTATTAAATCTAAGTTGGGATGGGTTAATTAAAAAAGGTTGTCCTGCTGATTTTGTAATAGTAGATGCTGAAAAGTGGGCAGATATTTTTTCAAGTAATTTAAAAAAAGATGTCATTATAAAAGGCGAATTGTATAGCTAA